CCGACCGGTGACGCGCATGACTTTTATACCATTGGAAAATATTCGTGGCCGAATCCCGGCACGCCCGATGGACTGCCGTGGATTCGCCGCGACTGCGACATCAATCCGGAGGCATTCGGCGACGGCTTTGACCTGACCCGCTACAACGAAACCGTCAGCCGGATAAAATTGCATTCGCTGGCCTGGTTTTATTCAGGCGATGAGAAATACGCCCGCAAGGCGGCCGAGCTGCTTCGTGTGTGGTTTATCGATCCCGAGACCAAGATGAACCCCGGCTTCGAATGCGCATCGGCCCTGCCCGGCGTGCACAAGGGGATGCGCATCGGGATCATCTTCGGCGTCACGCTTGTTGAACTGGTCGACCATGTAAAATTGCTTGGATTGTCAAAGAGCTGGACGAAGACGGACGACGCGGCCCTCAAAAAATGGTTTTCCGACCTCACGACGTGGTTGCTGGAAAGCGAGTTTGGCCGGAAGGAGGCCGGGGCGAAGGATAATCACGGTTCATGGTATGCGGCGCAGGTGGCGGCTTATTCGCTATACAGCGGCGAGCCGGAGCGAGTGCATGCCATGGTGGAACTGGCAAAAAAACAGATGGCCGGATTGATAGCGGAGGATGGCGGCTTGCCCGCCGAACTAAAACGCGACTGGTCGTTTCATTATTCGCTCTACGGTCTGGAGTCGCTTGTAATCATGGCGCGCTGCGCCGAGCTTGGCGGCGAGGATCTCTGGAATTACCGTGCCGCGAACGGCCGCAGCATGAAGGCGGCATGCAAATTTATGATTCCATACGTTGCCGGAGAAAGGAAATGGAAATATAAGAATACAAAGGAAGGCGAGTTTCCTGCGACACATGCGCTTCCCATGGTCCGCCTAATGGCGTCCGCGTACCGGACGCCCGACTTTGTGAGAGCTGCCGGATATCTGATGCGAGCAAGCCCCGTAGACTCTCGCGAGGCGCGGCTGACCGGCTTGAATCCTGCGACAGGGCATTGATGAAGGCGCTATCGAGTCAATCTTTCCAGCCGCGCGATCAACACGCTGGTCCCTGCGCCTTCACATGATTTCCCCGCCACAGCGTATTTCTTCCAATAGGCGGTTTTACCCAGTATCTTTTTTGACTCCAAGTAATCGCAGGCTTCATCCAAAGTTTTTACCTTTTTGCTTTTTGATGCGACGCAGGCGACGATGAGTTCGCCCACCTTTCCTCCATCGCATTGCCGTCCCTTTGCGGCATTTTCGACCCAGTAGTTGACATCGGATTCGCTCATAAACCCGCGTTTTTGCAGAGCGGCCACATTTTCTTTCAATTTGCCGGAGGCCTCCTGGGCCGCGGCGGTTGCAGAGAATGCGAGCAGCAA
This genomic stretch from Termitidicoccus mucosus harbors:
- a CDS encoding alginate lyase family protein, with translation MCAVAFLFSGRPAQGVVSLVYLDYRDIAAIRDEIKSGLPGREDAYKKLIAQADGLLDVAPLKVVDGLQPPTGDAHDFYTIGKYSWPNPGTPDGLPWIRRDCDINPEAFGDGFDLTRYNETVSRIKLHSLAWFYSGDEKYARKAAELLRVWFIDPETKMNPGFECASALPGVHKGMRIGIIFGVTLVELVDHVKLLGLSKSWTKTDDAALKKWFSDLTTWLLESEFGRKEAGAKDNHGSWYAAQVAAYSLYSGEPERVHAMVELAKKQMAGLIAEDGGLPAELKRDWSFHYSLYGLESLVIMARCAELGGEDLWNYRAANGRSMKAACKFMIPYVAGERKWKYKNTKEGEFPATHALPMVRLMASAYRTPDFVRAAGYLMRASPVDSREARLTGLNPATGH